One window of Staphylococcus chromogenes genomic DNA carries:
- the grpE gene encoding nucleotide exchange factor GrpE produces MSEEKDFSAQETNEENTNDDVTQNAAEPSTNSDSASTEEVDTEVNQEDVDPKDEEIASLKTQVDQEQEKYLRLYAEFENYKRRIQKENDTQRKYQAQGVLSDVLPALDNFERALQIEGDDESFNSLKKGVEMVYSSLVKALEDNGLEAIKSEGEAFDPNYHQAVVQDNNPDFESGHITEELQKGYKLKDRVLRPSMVKVNQ; encoded by the coding sequence ATGTCTGAAGAAAAAGATTTTTCTGCACAAGAAACAAACGAAGAAAATACTAACGATGACGTTACTCAAAATGCTGCAGAACCATCAACAAACTCTGATTCAGCATCAACTGAAGAAGTTGATACTGAGGTTAACCAAGAGGATGTTGATCCAAAAGACGAGGAAATTGCGTCATTAAAAACTCAAGTTGATCAAGAACAAGAAAAATATTTACGTCTCTATGCTGAGTTTGAAAATTATAAAAGACGTATCCAAAAAGAAAATGACACACAAAGAAAATATCAAGCACAGGGGGTTTTAAGTGATGTCCTACCTGCTTTAGATAATTTCGAACGTGCCTTACAAATAGAAGGTGATGATGAATCATTCAATTCACTTAAAAAAGGGGTAGAAATGGTTTATAGTAGCCTTGTTAAAGCTTTAGAAGACAACGGTCTTGAAGCGATTAAATCAGAAGGTGAGGCGTTTGATCCAAACTATCACCAAGCTGTTGTTCAAGATAATAATCCAGATTTCGAATCTGGACATATTACTGAGGAACTGCAAAAAGGTTACAAATTAAAAGATCGCGTTTTAAGACCTTCAATGGTAAAAGTAAATCAATAG